TCTTTGTAACTTTTGTGCTGTGATCAGTGCTTTATTTAATATATCTTCCACGCTGTGGTAGTAGGCAAGAGAGGCATTTAAAGCTGGCAAGAATAACTTAACATTTCCCAGGATCTGTGggtttaaattgaaaatttgagTATGTCCATCGTGGTTTTAATATTTTCTAAGAGCAAGCTCAACAGAATAATGGGGCAAATATGCCTTAATGGACATGCTAATCTTTGTAGTTAATGTTTTAAATATAGTGTATACTGTTCAAATTATAGTGACCTATTTGGTTTTCTTTGATAATAGATGGTAAAGATCAGGTCAAGTCTGTCAGTAAAAAAGGCAAGAGAAAAAAAGATACTGATTTTGCTGGATCATTTGAAGGTAAgaatatatttgcatttaaagTTTGAGAAAGTTTAATACAAATGTACGCAGTGGGAAGTATGTAGAATGGCAGAGGGCTTTGTGTTGTAGGGGGTTAGTGCACTAATTTTTTGGCTCTGGAAACATGAGTTCAAATTCCATTTTAGTGAAAATGAATTTCTCACCCCTGTACATACTGCAAATCCAGTCAGTCTGGTACAGTTGAGTATTAGTGACAGCTCTTAGGAGGCTGTTAGGGTTGAGTTGAATTAGCAGATATATGTAGAGCAGATTACATTGTACCTGGATACACTACATGCAGCACAAGTTTGTGCTACTGACCTCCCTATATTGTAGTCtagatttctttaaaaagggaaatctaTGGCTTCCTCAGATTCTTCTAGAGCTGTGGCCTGCTGCTGGTaatgaaaacaaaactaaataaaatgcAAACTGTAATGCAAATTTGATATAAATTCAGTTTTAGGCATGGAAAGTGAGTGAATGGATGAATTCAACAGGTGGGGTGTCTTTTTTCCACTCCCactcaaaattttttttaaaaaaatcctacagCATCAGACAGCTTTGCGCTGTTGCTTTACATCAGTGATATTCAGACTGAGGCTTGGGAGctacaagtggctctttaatgtgtcgcTTGTGGCTCTGTGCAgaacatgatattaaaacactgatttattatttatcagGATGCTTTTATTATGTTAATCCATtgaagttgataaaataatacttggctagtcattttgctgtgagaatatataaaattaaatattttgtcatacagtttaaatatgaatattcaGTACTattgtaaatgaaacaatgaattcacactactgtggctcttttgggtagtGTTGATCACTAATTATGGTCTTGAAGCATtgaagtctgagtatcactgctttagGTCTTAAAACAACCTGCAAAAACGGTTGAACCCTTTTTTGCTACTTTGTTGACGTATAAAGTTTACctaaagttgttttgttttttttaaatttgcttgttgtgtacattagaaattcaggttttGATGACTGGAAAGCTGGAGAAATAAGGACATCACAAGAACTAAGTGAAAGTTGAGCATCTGAAGGAAGGGTGACTAACACACACATCCTTTAACCAAAATATTAAAGAGTCAACGTATCCGACCCCCTTAAAGCTTGAGAGCTAAAAACATACAGTAGAAGCTCAGAATAattgaacacctcaggaatggaggttgttcgtgaCTCCCAACAAAAcggctgggccctcagtcagcagccgccactctccagctgcccagctttgatagcagcagcacagaagtaagagtggcatggtatggtattgccaccttgaCTGCTGCttgcagggcactgccttcagagctgggctcctggccagcagcagccactctccagctgtcctgaagtaagggtggcaataccacgaccccctaaaataaccttgtgacctcctgcaactcccttttgggtctgaactcccaatttgagaaacactggtttataCAGATTTTACAGGGGagtatagggtaaaaacacacaaaagaccagatttaacaatttgtgacatgtttttcatggctgtgaatttggtagggccctagccattAGGCTTTGATTCTGTATGCTTTTACTAAGGCAATCCtttttgggaggaaaaaaatacTGGCACACAATCCCCGATCTTATCAGCCATCCCTTCTCTCTGAGAGAACTAATCTCCAATTTTTTTATACTAAACTATGTAGATTTTAAACTTTCTAGTGTATTTTTGTTACAAACACTAGCAGACCACTTTTATGAGATCAGTTCCTTCTGTGTGCTAGTCAGTGCTATTGAAATCTTCTCCCTGAATGACTCCAGAAGAGTTATTACTCTCAAGACCCATTTGTGCTGCAGCACTGATTAGAAGTCAGCCAATTTAATGACTGCTTGAGGGACAGATGGAGTTATCAGATAATTAACACTTTCATTTTATTATAAATGCTAACATGTATGTGAAAATTGTATATTTTCGATTGTAGCTCTCTCCTTTGACCCTTCATCTTTCACTTGTCTTCAACTGTAAGCACTAGGGGGCCTTGATCCTGATTGGGTCTTTAGATTGCTATTACAATATATGTATTACATTATTAAACAAATCTGTTCACATATCTCTCTCTGCAGTGAAATGATGGAGGATTTTTCTATCTTCTAGTTACATTCTAGCTACTTCGATGTATTAAATAGATGCTTTTCTAGGAGCTTTCTAATAGAAATCAGATACTTTGGACAATGTTATTAAaggatgattttttttgtctGGTGGTGGTGCCGCCTGGGAGAATGTAGAATTTTAGCTGTTGATTACAATTTAATAACTTTTTTCTATTTGAAGGATCAaagcagcaaaagaaaagaaaactcaaagacatcagcatgctttCTGCTGCAGAAGAGGTAAGTCTGATTAGTATATATAATTAAGAAAAAATGTTTGATCTCACATTTTGCCTGGGTATATCTTTCCATAAACAAAATActattatttctttctttaaagttTGGCACTCTTCTGGATGAAAATGTTAGGTCCAAGTTTGACAACATTGGTCTGAATGCAATGGCTAACAAAGATAATGCAAGTAAGTGCAGTTACATCTTCTAAAAACAAACTATACCCTTACCCTATTTGAATAGGTATCTATGCATGATCGTTATGACGACAGTATTAAGAAAAAAATTTCATTGCTTAGTTGATatttaaaagtttccattttaaatggaATACACAAAGTTTAACTTAATCCACAAAAAAAGATAATTGAGCTGTTGCTCCAGTATAACCTTAATTTATTTTATGTAGGTACATGATGTATAATACAACAGTACTTGTTTTTAAGGACTCTCATCCTAGTCTACATTTAATTGTATTCTTAGTCATAGTACTTGCAAGCATTTTGCAAAATAATGTGCAGCTTTTGACTTGCATCATTAAATACCTAATTCTAAATTACATAGCTTAACTGGTTTTAAACTTCTAGAAGCATTTAACTTTCTCCCCGGTATAAAAGCTGATGTAACCAAGCTTTAGCCAAACATCACTCCCCAGCTTTGGTGTATATGGAGCAAAAACAGTTTTTTCCTACAAATCTAAATCTGTATAATCCCACTTTGAAAAGTAGATATCAAATAGATAAAACCTGTTGTGTTGAGTATAATTAAGGCTTTGTATTAATTCTTTACATCATTTCTCTAGCCTAAAAAAATTTTATATCTCCTATCCTAGACACTGAGTATTTCTACTTAAACAATAGTGTTAATGTAAACTATAACACAGGATACATGAAAGCAATTCTAAAATTTGTGCCTTTGCAACAGGCCCAAAAGGTTCCAGGTAGAATAGTTTTTGCATAATGGAAAAATTTCTTCTGAGGTGAAAAATCCAATAATTCACACTTGATTGGTGTTTTATGAATTTATCATTTATTCAAATACCAAACTATGTTCAAAGGATACATAAGttatcccctcctcttcccttgtAGGTGTCAAACAGCTCAAGTGGGAAGCAGAGCGTGACAATTGGCTTCACAACAGAGATGTGAAAAATATTatcaagaagaaaaaacagttcaaACACAAAGGcctgaaaaataaacacaaaggcAAAAAGTCAAGAAAATGAATCagacatattttgttttaaactgcttCTGTTTTTACTTACTTCTAATTTTTGCTGCTTAGCCATTTCAGTTggtcctcctccctttttccatAAACTCCAGCCCATTCATTGCTTTTGTAATAAACTGTGAAAATATATAAGAGAAGGCATCAGTGTCATCTATTCCTCTTACGTGCATCTGAATTTCTAGGTCTAATTTTATTGGATTTGTATTCATCTGATTGAGTAGAAAAAAAGATCACTAGAATTGTCTCTAGCGAAACGTACATTTTACAATCTCTGCACTTCTGAAAAACATTTAGCAACAATGCAAAACTAGAAGATAATTCACCATCAAAAAGACATACGAGCTTTATCAAGTGTTTTCTTTTAGTTGGCAAGAAGTAACTTACCTTCCAGAATGGATGGAAATCTCCTGTTCATTGTATGCCTAAAATCTGATAAGGGAATAAGAAAAAATTACAACTATTCtccaaaaaataaatgaacaattgCACCAATGGAATGGATGTTTCTGTATTCAAAAGGCAGCTTTCTTAGTCTTTAGTTAGATACCATTAAATAGTGTGTAATTTAATTTCATTCAAGATTTTTCAGTGTTCAAACAACACATCTGAGCTACTTTTATTTACAAGTTAAGACACTTTGAGCCTATCCCCACTAGTGAAATGGCCAAGAAAAGCCTGATGGGTCCCTCTGAACATCTGGCTCTTAAGGTTTTACCAGTGAAAAGTCTTTCCTTTtgcaaaagagaaacaaaaaattcCTCCCTCCTAAAActcaaggaggttgtggaatctagaGTTTTTTAAAGGAAGGGTTGAGCCAGAGAGCTTGCCCCAAGTTTATTACAAGTTCAAGCATTGAGCATCCctcagagcagtgtttctcaacctttttgatactggcttgctgccttcctaaatctTGGGGACTTGCACTAGCCCACAAACTGGTTaagaaacactgccttagagggggccgcgagcaggtttcagggggtcggCCAAGCAGagccagtgttagactcgctggggcccaggttagaaagccgaagccccaccgcatgaGACTGAACCCTAGGGCACTGAGCCCCGTCACTTGGGGCTGAAGCGGAAGCCTGAACAACTTAGCTTCGTGGGAGCCCCTCTGGTAATatcagccctggcttttatatgtagaaaaccagttattgtgacacaggtgggctgtggagtttttatagcatgttgcgggggaggggaggctcaaattaaaaggttgagaacccctaccTTAGAGGATTCAGCTAGATCTTTCTCTCTTAATAACCAGGCTCCTCCAGACAACTTCCCTTATTTGGCTGCAGATTAACCTTATCAGTGCCATCCTGGAAGCTGAAAAGAGTATCTCCATCCTCCGTGCAAACCTAAATTTGAGCCCATGTTATCCCTTAACACACCTAAAGCTTTGTACCTAATTGCTACTACATCAGCCACAGACTTCCCCcacaacccttttttttttttttaaaaccacatacTAGGATAAGGTGCTTCTCTGGATAGTC
This genomic window from Emys orbicularis isolate rEmyOrb1 chromosome 3, rEmyOrb1.hap1, whole genome shotgun sequence contains:
- the CEBPZOS gene encoding protein CEBPZOS isoform X2, with product MEPVARKIFKGVLLLEVAGVAGAYSLFYRMDTNQDFRHTMNRRFPSILEVYYKSNEWAGVYGKREEDQLKWLSSKN